Proteins from a single region of Acidianus ambivalens:
- a CDS encoding nucleotidyltransferase domain-containing protein, with protein MEQPIELLRNWRKLISNLSLDEYSEVYVFGSVVEGKITGYSDIDVLVIIPSKKDKLQYLLKFYDEVEKKLGEKISYLFDVKVIYPEEKSVPPYSWFLKKSIKIK; from the coding sequence ATGGAACAACCTATAGAATTGCTTAGAAATTGGAGAAAACTAATTTCTAACCTCTCACTGGACGAATATTCTGAGGTTTACGTTTTCGGATCGGTAGTTGAAGGAAAAATCACTGGATATAGCGATATAGATGTCCTTGTAATAATTCCTAGTAAAAAAGATAAGCTTCAATATTTATTGAAATTTTATGATGAAGTTGAGAAAAAACTAGGAGAGAAAATTTCCTACCTTTTCGACGTTAAAGTAATCTATCCCGAGGAAAAGTCCGTCCCTCCATATAGTTGGTTTCTTAAAAAATCTATAAAAATAAAATAA
- the nadC gene encoding carboxylating nicotinate-nucleotide diphosphorylase: MIEQIFISKLMQFLEEDYYPEDLTSRIVEGYKIRSYVRSKDEGVLAGNKFIIPFLNYLGFNIKSSMTDGVEVKKGDNLLVFEGEADKSLSVERLVLNLLGKLSGIATATYTMVKLAREVNPTVRIAGTRKTTPGLRVFEKYAIEVGGGDPHRFNLSDAVLIKDNHLAIIGNIEKAVKMARQIASFTKKIEIEVSSYEDAIKAYRAGVDAILLDNMSVNEIEEVVSELKGKVLLEASGRITPENVKSYAKTGVDIISSGYITHSSRSLDFSMDVEVTSPQ, from the coding sequence ATGATAGAGCAAATCTTCATTTCAAAGCTAATGCAGTTCTTGGAGGAAGACTATTATCCGGAAGATCTAACTAGCAGGATAGTTGAAGGATATAAAATAAGATCTTATGTAAGATCTAAGGATGAAGGAGTTCTTGCAGGTAATAAGTTCATAATTCCTTTCCTTAATTATTTAGGTTTCAACATCAAATCGTCAATGACTGACGGTGTTGAAGTTAAAAAAGGAGATAATTTATTAGTGTTTGAAGGAGAGGCAGACAAGTCTTTATCTGTAGAAAGACTTGTACTTAACCTTTTAGGCAAGTTATCAGGAATAGCAACTGCAACTTATACAATGGTAAAACTTGCTAGGGAAGTTAACCCTACTGTAAGGATTGCAGGCACTAGGAAAACTACTCCTGGGTTAAGGGTTTTTGAGAAGTATGCTATAGAGGTTGGAGGAGGAGATCCTCATAGATTTAATTTATCAGATGCTGTATTAATTAAAGACAATCACCTTGCAATTATAGGTAATATTGAGAAGGCAGTAAAAATGGCAAGACAAATAGCTAGTTTTACTAAAAAGATAGAAATTGAAGTATCAAGCTATGAAGATGCAATAAAGGCATATAGAGCAGGGGTTGATGCAATATTGTTGGATAATATGAGCGTGAATGAAATTGAGGAAGTGGTTTCTGAGCTTAAAGGAAAAGTACTCCTAGAGGCCTCTGGCAGGATAACTCCAGAAAATGTTAAAAGTTATGCTAAAACTGGAGTTGATATAATTTCGAGCGGTTATATTACTCATTCATCTAGATCTTTGGACTTTTCAATGGATGTTGAGGTAACTTCTCCACAATAA
- a CDS encoding GMP synthase subunit A, whose product MKVGLVYYGGQYNHLILKNLKYLGVEVEVVNINADVEYAKKFDCMIFSGGPYSVDQEINKMGNSPLFVKELSVPKLGICLGHQLLAYVLGGKVGKANNPEFGLARITIDDHDTILQGLKKEFNAWESHNDEVKEVPPGFFAIAHSENTKVEAMVNKDSSIFGVQFHPEVKHTEDGIEIFKNFLTVCKK is encoded by the coding sequence GTGAAAGTAGGACTAGTTTATTACGGTGGCCAATATAATCATCTCATACTGAAGAACTTAAAATATTTAGGAGTAGAAGTAGAAGTAGTTAATATTAACGCTGATGTGGAATATGCTAAGAAATTTGATTGTATGATATTTAGTGGCGGTCCTTATTCTGTAGATCAGGAAATAAATAAGATGGGTAATTCTCCTTTATTTGTTAAAGAACTTAGTGTACCGAAATTAGGCATTTGCTTAGGACATCAACTTTTAGCCTATGTTTTGGGGGGTAAAGTTGGTAAAGCTAATAATCCTGAATTTGGACTTGCTAGGATAACTATTGACGATCACGACACTATTCTACAAGGTTTAAAGAAGGAATTTAATGCGTGGGAGAGTCATAACGATGAAGTTAAAGAAGTTCCTCCTGGCTTTTTTGCTATTGCACATAGTGAGAATACTAAAGTTGAGGCAATGGTTAACAAGGATTCTTCGATCTTTGGAGTTCAATTCCACCCTGAGGTAAAGCATACAGAAGATGGAATAGAGATATTTAAGAACTTCTTAACCGTATGTAAAAAGTAA
- a CDS encoding DUF3834 domain-containing protein codes for MVTVLTPPGPVAYPIIASTMKRRDVKVVFEGNAEVKLNAIPLLNEVNYVLVSRMLVITPGLGKKIAVWKKGSANHILLDLVLKLYNHEAEVVFTDDPAEVYKLYKEGKADSAVVTTAVTRDGLYFEDLLSAKGFYLPGICGAEGLNEDFETAYLEGIDLFKEDPEGTSEYVADNLPIYRPSTFIESIFKNSEYSLRKLDKPYVFRKA; via the coding sequence ATGGTAACCGTTTTAACTCCTCCTGGACCAGTTGCTTATCCGATAATTGCCTCAACTATGAAGAGGAGAGATGTTAAAGTAGTTTTTGAAGGAAATGCCGAAGTAAAACTTAACGCAATACCTCTCCTTAACGAGGTAAATTATGTTCTAGTTTCTAGGATGCTAGTAATAACTCCAGGATTAGGCAAGAAAATTGCTGTCTGGAAAAAGGGAAGTGCAAATCACATTCTGTTAGATCTAGTTCTTAAGCTTTATAATCACGAGGCTGAAGTCGTTTTTACAGACGATCCTGCAGAAGTGTACAAGCTTTACAAAGAAGGGAAAGCAGACTCTGCTGTAGTGACAACTGCAGTAACTAGGGATGGACTTTACTTTGAAGATTTACTTTCAGCTAAAGGCTTTTATTTACCGGGGATTTGCGGTGCAGAAGGTTTAAATGAAGACTTTGAAACCGCTTACCTAGAGGGAATAGATCTGTTTAAGGAAGATCCTGAAGGAACATCAGAGTATGTAGCAGATAACTTACCTATATATAGGCCTTCAACATTCATTGAAAGTATATTCAAAAACTCCGAATATAGCCTCAGAAAATTGGATAAACCCTATGTATTTAGAAAAGCTTAA
- the tenA gene encoding thiaminase II codes for MLTEKMWNAIRDIYNAILSHPFIKGLVNGTLEEEKFKYYILQDYLYLREFSKALAIISAKAEKQDEAMLFSSHLQSIMRVENELHNFFMSTWNISEEEKAKLIPSPTNLLYTSFLLSTVLYKPYFEAVSAVLPCYWIYMEVGKELLKKGSPNYLYDRWIKTYGGEEYEKGVRAVLEIVNSFKLTPEEEATAIRTFRIASIMEYMFWDSAYKLEKFPFNF; via the coding sequence ATGTTAACCGAAAAAATGTGGAACGCTATACGGGACATCTATAACGCTATCCTTTCTCATCCTTTTATTAAAGGACTAGTTAACGGCACATTGGAGGAAGAGAAATTCAAGTATTATATTCTTCAAGATTACCTTTATTTAAGGGAATTTTCTAAGGCTTTAGCGATTATTTCAGCAAAGGCTGAAAAGCAAGACGAAGCAATGCTTTTCTCTTCTCACCTACAGAGCATAATGAGAGTTGAGAACGAGTTACATAACTTCTTCATGAGCACTTGGAACATAAGCGAAGAGGAAAAAGCTAAACTAATTCCTTCTCCGACTAATCTGCTTTATACTTCATTTCTTTTATCAACAGTACTTTATAAACCGTACTTTGAAGCAGTAAGCGCTGTTTTGCCTTGTTATTGGATTTACATGGAAGTAGGAAAGGAATTATTAAAGAAGGGTTCTCCAAATTATCTTTACGATAGGTGGATCAAAACTTACGGAGGAGAGGAATACGAAAAAGGAGTTAGGGCAGTATTGGAAATTGTGAATTCTTTCAAATTAACTCCAGAAGAAGAGGCAACTGCAATAAGAACTTTCAGGATAGCATCTATCATGGAATACATGTTTTGGGACTCTGCATATAAGCTAGAAAAGTTTCCATTTAATTTTTAA
- the crn1 gene encoding CRISPR-associated ring nuclease Crn1 encodes MVKLVATLGTSPGGVFETYMNLKSGNYGGEPVDIKEVYIIRTSDKAVELAWKLVKAIFVCCGGKEVEISDIPLPINDIATKEDYEIFRKGLQGKISKGDYVDFTGGRKAMSVAAAINAIRNSAYVVTTIIPQNEYNRIQNLIKQLKEEEIEEAGKGNCVNREKFCELISKDARTILLT; translated from the coding sequence ATGGTAAAGTTAGTAGCAACATTAGGAACTTCTCCAGGTGGAGTTTTTGAAACCTACATGAATTTAAAGTCAGGAAATTACGGCGGTGAGCCAGTAGACATTAAGGAAGTTTACATAATAAGAACTTCTGATAAGGCTGTTGAATTAGCTTGGAAATTAGTTAAGGCAATATTCGTTTGTTGCGGCGGTAAAGAAGTTGAAATTTCTGATATTCCTCTTCCTATAAATGATATTGCGACAAAAGAGGATTATGAGATTTTCAGAAAAGGATTGCAAGGTAAAATATCGAAAGGTGACTATGTTGATTTTACTGGAGGAAGGAAAGCCATGAGCGTTGCTGCTGCAATAAATGCAATAAGAAATTCCGCTTACGTCGTTACAACTATAATTCCTCAGAACGAGTATAATAGAATACAGAATTTAATAAAGCAATTGAAAGAAGAGGAAATAGAGGAAGCAGGAAAAGGCAATTGTGTAAATAGGGAAAAATTCTGTGAATTAATATCTAAAGATGCTAGAACTATACTATTAACATAA
- a CDS encoding VapB-type antitoxin has translation MIGEILVKRADNKGRILISSFKGKDIYLVNLGSGYFVTGNKEVAEEVSKNASKAFSDEFLKLIEELSPEEIEDIIEKETVNKIGQ, from the coding sequence ATGATAGGCGAAATTCTCGTAAAGAGAGCTGACAATAAAGGTAGGATTCTTATATCTAGTTTTAAAGGAAAAGATATTTATCTTGTAAATTTAGGTTCTGGATATTTTGTAACTGGCAATAAAGAAGTTGCAGAAGAGGTCTCTAAAAATGCCTCTAAAGCATTTAGTGATGAATTTTTAAAGCTAATAGAAGAACTTTCTCCTGAAGAAATTGAGGATATAATCGAAAAGGAGACTGTAAACAAGATTGGGCAGTAG
- a CDS encoding type II toxin-antitoxin system VapC family toxin encodes MVVIRNKYMEMMKKGYKDRVEGYLNFIKLIKNEMKNSIIDVNKDDILKAIDIIFEREINVGDAINVATARKMNVTIVSNDKDYDRVKDLVEVIRP; translated from the coding sequence ATAGTAGTTATAAGAAATAAATACATGGAAATGATGAAGAAAGGATACAAAGATAGAGTCGAAGGCTATCTAAATTTTATAAAACTAATAAAGAATGAAATGAAAAATTCTATCATTGATGTTAATAAGGATGATATTTTGAAAGCTATTGACATAATATTCGAGAGAGAAATTAATGTAGGAGATGCAATAAATGTCGCAACTGCTAGAAAAATGAATGTTACAATAGTGAGCAATGACAAGGATTATGATAGGGTAAAAGATTTAGTAGAGGTAATAAGACCTTAG
- a CDS encoding KaiC domain-containing protein: MARLSTGIPDFDKLIEGGIPQGFFVAATGEPGTGKTIFSLSFIHEGLKEGDIGIYVTTEESRDSILRQAKQFNWDLESYLDKKLIIIDALMKEKEDEWSLEEVTPEEMVKKVIAAKQKLGYGRARLVIDSVSAFFLDKPAMARKISYYLKRVLYKWKFTIIATSQYAITTSQAFGFGVEHVADGIIRFRRVVKDGMLHRYVLIEKMRQTNHDKYVWEIDIVPGKGIVLLGKVQERKEDYALPKKVMDKIKEANKDEFQS; encoded by the coding sequence ATGGCAAGATTATCAACAGGAATACCAGATTTTGATAAATTAATAGAAGGAGGAATACCTCAAGGCTTCTTTGTAGCAGCAACAGGAGAGCCCGGCACTGGCAAAACTATCTTTTCATTGAGTTTTATCCATGAGGGATTGAAAGAAGGAGATATAGGCATATATGTAACTACCGAGGAAAGTAGGGATTCCATTCTAAGACAAGCAAAGCAGTTTAATTGGGATTTAGAAAGTTACCTAGATAAGAAATTAATAATTATTGACGCTTTAATGAAAGAAAAAGAAGACGAGTGGTCTTTGGAAGAAGTTACACCAGAAGAAATGGTGAAAAAAGTTATTGCAGCTAAGCAAAAGTTAGGTTATGGTAGGGCAAGGCTAGTAATAGACTCAGTTTCTGCATTCTTCTTAGATAAACCTGCCATGGCTAGGAAGATAAGTTACTATTTAAAGAGAGTGCTCTACAAGTGGAAATTTACAATAATAGCAACTTCACAGTATGCAATAACTACTTCACAAGCCTTTGGTTTCGGAGTTGAACATGTAGCTGACGGAATAATAAGGTTTAGGAGAGTAGTTAAAGACGGTATGCTTCACCGTTATGTTTTAATTGAGAAAATGAGGCAAACTAATCACGATAAGTACGTTTGGGAAATAGATATAGTCCCTGGAAAAGGAATAGTTTTGCTAGGAAAAGTTCAAGAAAGAAAAGAAGACTATGCATTACCGAAGAAGGTTATGGATAAGATAAAGGAAGCAAATAAGGACGAGTTTCAAAGCTAA
- a CDS encoding protein-tyrosine phosphatase family protein, which translates to MYWVRKGIIGGSCLPYTVDEIKKWKASGVKKVVVLPEEWEIEEAWGSVDYYFSVLEENGLKFIHMPIPDGYPPTLSQFEEIMEWLEGRGNLVHCVGGIGRTGTVLAGYLMVTEGLNANEAVEEVRKYREGAVQTMRQFEFLLSLEGKNNVGKRRLST; encoded by the coding sequence ATGTATTGGGTGAGGAAAGGCATCATAGGCGGATCTTGCTTACCTTATACCGTAGACGAAATAAAGAAATGGAAAGCTAGCGGAGTAAAGAAAGTCGTAGTCTTACCGGAAGAATGGGAAATAGAGGAAGCTTGGGGAAGTGTAGATTACTACTTTTCAGTACTTGAAGAGAACGGACTGAAGTTTATTCACATGCCTATACCCGACGGTTATCCTCCAACTTTAAGTCAATTTGAGGAAATTATGGAATGGTTGGAAGGGAGAGGAAACTTAGTTCATTGCGTAGGGGGAATTGGAAGAACCGGCACTGTTCTTGCAGGATATTTAATGGTAACTGAAGGTTTAAATGCTAATGAGGCTGTAGAGGAAGTAAGGAAATATAGGGAGGGAGCTGTGCAAACCATGCGACAATTTGAGTTTTTACTTTCCTTAGAAGGTAAGAATAATGTGGGAAAAAGAAGATTATCTACTTAA